In Candidatus Aminicenantes bacterium, the genomic stretch TGTTTATGAAGAAAATAAATTAAGGTAATTATAAAAGATCTTGCACTGATTTTGTAACATAACTGGAAAGCAAATGGAAGATGCTTTCATGCCGATGATTGTAACGGAACTCCATTTCCTTCAGATAAAAAGGAAACTTCTCTTTTGACACACCATGGAATTT encodes the following:
- a CDS encoding DDE transposase — encoded protein: KFHGVSKEKFPFYLKEMEFRYNHRHESIFHLLSSYVTKSVQDLL